Below is a window of Populus alba chromosome 2, ASM523922v2, whole genome shotgun sequence DNA.
AGGAGAGGGGAACTGAACTTAATGTCCGTCATAGCGTGGATTAATAATTTGATAGTCTGAAGAGCTAACTTGGTCAGTCAGTAAACTTCAATTTCAGTCGATTTAGGAATTGAACCTGTTACTAAGAGGCCACTACTAAGGCCCCAAAGATATTATTAGCCAATAATAGATTGATTTTCTTATACAACTTCAACTTAACCCTAATTGAGAGGGGCGGAAATCTTAGCTTAAATCATGACCCCGTCCACCCAACCCCACCAAAGCTCGTCTTGGAGGGCCTGGGATCGCACTACAAAGTTCATGTTACGGCAAGAACCCTGTCCCCTGTAAGTTACTTTCCTATTCATCCAGAACCTAAgcagctttttattttttcacgaaTCCCAAACTGAATAATCGCATACCAGGTGTGAGAAGCGTGCGACAGACCccacataaaaatacaaagcaaaTTACCCTTGGACCATGCTCTGCACCAACATGGACTACATCAAagctcaaaaattaaaatacaacagCTGTTTTCTTAGGTAAAATTATAATCCACTCCATCGACTCCATCCGACTTGTCGCCTATCGCACCTTTATCTCAAGtctttaatgtattaaaaaaacatattttttctataaataccatccaaaaaaagaaaaaggtaaaccttgtaatgaaatgaaaagcaaaaaccTTCCAGGGGAAAAAACACAACCAACATTTCAGTTTTACTCATCAAGGCCAGATGATGCCATGCCCAATAAGCAAGAGACTTGGGCTGAACCCATTAAAGTCAGTAAGCTTTGGGCTTTAAGAGTCGGTTCCCGTGACCCATCGCAGAGAAAACCCTGCAGCCCTTTGTTCcgatttttaatcctttttccTTGCAAATAAATGTAAgcgaaagaaaagaggaagataaaaagaaggaaaaaagccATGGCAGCGAAGGAGGGAGATAACGGAGAGTTCTACCTTCGTTACTACGTAGGTCACAGAGGTAAATTCGGTCACGAATTCCTGGAGTTCGAGTTCCGTCCAGATGGCAAGCTCCGATACGCCAACAACTCTAACTACAAAAACGACACCATGATTCGCAAAGAAGTCTTCCTTACCCCCGCCGTCCTGAAAGAGTGCCGCCGCATAATTTCCGATAGCGAAGTACTCGTCTTCCTCCCTCGCTTTTTCTATATGGATGCTATCTCTTGTTTCGCTTAgggtttagtttattttttcggtctcattaattaaatgaaaataacaaccatgccttttttttgtaatttgtttgttagatgtttttgtatttccgaATGCAGATTATGTACCTATACGTGATTGAATTGGATGCTGTTGAAGATGTGATTAGTTCTATAATGGTGTAAAATTTATAGTAAAAATGCAACACCCTTTTAAGTAGATTTGTCATCCAAACAATTGTTTTCAATTCTTCGGAGCTGTTTCGAAGCTGTATGCAAATTCTGATAGAGCTTAGGGTGTTTGGTTTTCTTGATTTGTAATTAAATAAGCTACGCTTTCGGTCATGATAAAAATCTATTCTcttttttgctttcattttatGTAAGCTAGAAAATTACTTTCTGAATTCTGATTCGTTTTTTTGGTTTGGGAATGGGGCATTTTTATTCTGGATTTTGGTAGTTGCTCTGTGtagcttttattgttttttggtcCTTTTCATATATTTGAAATCATTGGTTTCTTTAGATTATGAAGGAAGATGACAACAACTGGCCAGAGCCAGACCGGGTTGGGAAACAGGAGCTGGAGATTGTG
It encodes the following:
- the LOC118042160 gene encoding protein mago nashi homolog, producing the protein MAAKEGDNGEFYLRYYVGHRGKFGHEFLEFEFRPDGKLRYANNSNYKNDTMIRKEVFLTPAVLKECRRIISDSEIMKEDDNNWPEPDRVGKQELEIVMGNEHISFTTSKIGSLVDVHSSQDPEGLRIFYYLVQDLKCFVFSLISLHFKIKPI